The Choloepus didactylus isolate mChoDid1 chromosome 7, mChoDid1.pri, whole genome shotgun sequence genome segment TTATCCAAAGTTCTTGTTCTCCACTCCAGAGCTTCTTCCTCATTTCCAGGCTCTTCAAGGACAAGTGCCTGCTCTAATTAgatgtataatttaacttgtataaaAATGAACTCTTGGTGTTCACCTGAAAGATCTTCTGTAGGACAGCCCTCTGTTGTCCATGTCCTAATGCtgagaacctgtgaatatgttacattaCATTGCAAAAATTTCTGTGCAAATGTCATTAAAGTATAGATTTTTAGATGGtgagattatcctgggttattGGGTTCTCCCGTTCTAATCAGTAATTCTTAAAAATGGTTAACAGTGGTTAGAGAGATACACTGTAAGGACATGGACCACTGCTACTGGCttgaaaatggaggaagaggGCCTCTAGCCAAGGAATGTTTCTCTAAGTCTGCAGCTTTCAGTTCATAGGCAGCGAGAAATGAGGACCTCAGTCATATAACTGCAAGGAACTGAACTCTGCCAACAATCCCAATGTGCAGGACAGGAatcctcccctagagcctccagaaaggataACAGCtcgccaacatcttgattttattCCAGTGAGACTCATTTCTGGCTTCTAACCTTCAGAACTATAAAAagtaaatttgtattgttttaagtcactaaatctgtggtaatttgttatggtagaTGGAAAACTAATTCCTTTCCCTGTGTCTGTGTGCCAGAAACATAAGCACTGTCCTCAACTTATTTTTCTCATACCTTTCTCACACTGAACCATGAGGAAATGATTCTGGCTTCATCTCCCATAATTATCCAGAATCCAATATTTTCTCACCACGTGCACCATGATTGCCCTGGTCTGAGTCATCACCTTTCACCTGAATtactgcaatagcctcctaattGACCTGAGCTTTCCCTCTTACAGTCTATTCTCTTCAGAATAACTAGATTCTccctttaaaaagataaattatatcATGTGTCACATTTCTCAAAACCCAGCAATGCCTCTCCAGCAAATCCAAAGTACTTACAATGGCCTTTAAGGCAAACACGATCTGAATACCCATTAACTCTCTAATATACTCTCTTACTACTCTCTGCTCCTTAACTTTGAAATATCTCCACTAGCCTCGCTATTCTTCAGCCAAGTAGCCATGCTCTATCCTCAGCACCTTTgctctgtttcctcttccttgTATCCTCGTCCACTTCTCCACTTCTTCATCTCCTTTATGTCTTTCCTCATTATCATCAACTCAATGAGacttatcttatttaattctgaaAACTACAACTGAATACTCCCAATATCTCTTATCATATTCTACTTTCTAACATGTTataaaatttgcttattttttcttcctttccttccctctctagattgtaagctctgtgGGAGCAGGGATgcttatctgttttgttttcctccaaaAGTTGAGGTCAAGGGCCAGTGTCAGTCTGGGGAATCCATGAGGGACCTGCAAAGGTGCTGGCCCTGTTTTTGAGCCCTCTGGGCAGCAGCAACTTGCAGCCTCCCACAAGCATGAACTGGGTAGTAAAGAGCCAGTGCATCTGTTTTtcattggttttcattttttgtgcATGGGTGTTTCTTGGTTTAGTGGATTCCTGAGGCCCCAGTAGGAATCCTAGCTTATGGTTTAGCCCTGTTGGCAGCAGCAAGTATGACCTTACACCAGTGTCAAATGAGACATAGGGAGCCAGCCCTTTCTCTTTTGGTAggtttctactttttctttcctcttttctttgttctgGTAGATTCCAGAGAGAGCAGCATGAACACCAGCCTGAGTTCTGGCCCTCTTTGCAGCAGAGGCTTTTGGCCTCACCCAACCATCTACTGGGGTATAATGAGTCAATGCAACATTTTTTTTGGTCGTGGTGGGATGTTGGTCAGttttactctttctctctctctctcttttttgctaCATCACTGAAAGACCAGCACAGATTCTGGCCCAGTATTCGGCCATGACAGCAGCAGCTTCCAGTTTTCCATAGGCAACTGCAAGTGACCTGAAGAGGCAGtgcactttttttgtgtgtatggtagtttttctctttggtaatatttttcttaatttccttttttctttaatattttctttgctctttgttCTTCCTTGTCCTCAGTCTGGCAGACTAAGGAGTGAGAGAATTAGATTTCCAGAGTAACCATAACTTAGAATGGCCatttttcaacaaaaagttaTAATATATGTgcaaggagaaaagaaagtatTCTTCAGTCACAGGAAAAAAGAATTCAACAGAAATTTTCTGGAGAAAGCTCAGTTCCTAAAGTTACTAATCAAAGATCTTGGATTAACTCTCTTGGATAGGATTTTTGGATATAAAAtaagtctcttatagacagcatatatttgtattttgcttttttacccaagctgtcaatctctgccttttgactgtacagtttaattcatttacatttaatgaaataaCTGAGAAGATAGGATGAACTTCTGCAATGTTGCTCtttttttgtatgtcatatcttttgcATTCTTcaattcctccattactgccttcttttgcgTTAAATATATACTTTACGGTTTACTATTTCAAtgacttgatttttcttttactatattgTTCCGTTATCTTCTGAGGGCTCACCCTGGTATTACTGTTATCATCATAATATATAACAGTCTCATATGGAATAATATCAACTTAATTTAAATAGTGtgttagtttccttggctgctcaagcacaTGCCATGCCATGGTTTGACTTAAACATGGGAATTAatttgttcatggttttgagggtaAGAGAAAGTACAAATCAAGACAGCAgcaagtgatgctttctctccaaagactgagGCTGGCTGTGTGTGATCCCTGGTTCTTAGCTTGTCaaatggtaaggcacatggtgatgtctccttgtttctccattctttactgggttccattgatgttcagcttctggctgctccctctatgGCTTTctatctgtttgaatttcatttcacttataagaggaccccagtaataggattaataccatcctgattgaggtggcccaccttaactgaagtaacctcatcaaaaagtcctacttacaatgggttcacatacccacaggaatggatgaggtttcagaacatgtttttcttggcttCACACAGATCCAAatcaccacactccaccctctgaaTCCAAAAGAGACATGCTCTTTCTACAAGCAAAGTACATTAATTCTATCATAACATCCCAAATCCtcaagtcatttcagtaacaatgtgtgatggttaggttcatgtgtcaacttggccaggtgatagtacccgctgtctggtcaagcaaacactggcctaacaattgctgtgaggatgtttgaggctggttaataaaccaacaggctggtttattaaatcatcagtcaattgactgcagctgtgattgatgactcaccaaagggcgtgccttccacaatgagagaatgcaattgggtggatttaatccaattaatcagttgaagacttataagaaagacagatagaggaccttcacttcttcttcagctgcccagtgaagcatttcctgaggattttgtcaaagttgccagttcatttcctgaggagttcatcaaacacattcgtcaaagttcccagttcatttcctgaggagtttgtcgaagttgccggctcatttcctgaggagttcaatggacatcttccttggagttgacagtttgctgactgctctacagaatttggacttgtgcatacccacagttgcatgagtcacttttacaatttgatagtcagagacacctctcattgattctgtttccttagagaaccctaactaatacacaataCTAAGTACAAAGCCTCACCAATATTAGTTATGGATGTGGACTTTCCTGGGGCACAATGCCCCTCTTTCTGTGGACCCAAGAAATCTagagaataagttatctgcttccattATACAGAGAAGGCATGGGGATAGGATAAAGTTTCCCATTCCAATAAGGAGTAATTGGAAGCAATACAGAGGTTATGGATCCCAAACAATTCAGAACCAAGCAGGGCATACatcattagatttcaagttctgAGAATCAACTATAAatcaatgttttgtcctctgtgCCTGATGAAGCATCAGTTCCACCCCTTCCAAGAGCTTGCACAGTGGATGTGACCTTATGGAGCACTGGGGTAAAGGCTTCACTCTCTCCAAGCATCAgaatggtggccaggctctccacaaACCCCAGGGCACAGGTCCCATCCTCTCTGAGCGCTGGAGGTGAAACAGAGGTTACATACCACAGATGTTTCTAGCAGCAATCAGTAAGGTTTGCTATgctccaaaacacacacacacacacacacacaaccagctTTCACTACAGTCCAGACTTGCTACAGACTCCTATCTTGTCTGGGCTCCACTTGGAACTGCTAGCCTTCTTAGTCACCTAGTTAATAGTCATATACCTAAGCATGGCATGTGAGGCCTCCAAAATCCACCAATTATTGGACTATTCTTTTGTTGTAGAGGGCACAATACAATAACTTTTCCTTAATATTAGAGATGATGTACAAGCCTACTCAAGATTATTGCACTCTAAAAACTTCACCAATGTGGGGGTCCTAAATCTGCAGAGTTTGTATTCTACCCTCTGGCATGCATGTGATAGGATATTCAGAGTTCTTGGCATTTCCTTCTAATTAGGTCTGATTAGGATGCTGTCATCAATATAGTGGAACAGTTCTGTCTGTGAAATTCAAAATGCCTTCAAACTCTATTTCGTCAGAAAGGAGAGTTAAATAGCTCTGAGGTAAGACAGCAAATGTACACAATGTCCTTCTACATCACTAATGTAAGAATAGTTTTAccggatacagaattcttggttgataggctgtttttttttccctatcaatTTGAATATGTCATCACATTGCCCTatagtctcttttttttaaagatgagaaatcaTCTGTTACTGTAAAGAAGGATCCATGGATATGatgagtcattttttttcctcttgctactttcaagagctttcattgtctttgtgttttgacaatttgattatgcTGTGTCTAAGTATGGATAATTTTGGGCTTATCCTACTTGAAGtccattgagcttcttggatatgtatgcaaatgtttttcatgaaatgctttcaaccattattttttaaaaaatattatttcagctctttctcttttctctccttcaagGGCCCTgttatgtgtatattggtacacttgatgattTCCCACAGATCTCAGAGGTCtttcatatttcttcattctttcctttttgatCCTCAGACTGTATAATCACAGTTGACCTATCTTGTAATTTGCTGattgtttcttttccctgttcaaatctgctgttgaatccctctagtgatattttcatttcagttattatacttTCCAAATACATAATATCtacttgtttcctttttaacaaCATTTATCTCCTTATCaatattctctatttgatgagATATCATTCTCCTGCTTTACTTCATTGGATGtggttcctttaattctttgaataaACTTATAATGGGTACCTGGAAACTGTTGTCAATAACTGTGACAGCTGGTGCCTCTCCCAGGTGTGCATTGTTTCCTGGGTTGTGCCATGAGTTACTGTTTCTTTACATCTTTCAATTTTTTGTTGTAAACTGGACAGTTCATGTAATTTATGGTAGCAATTCTGGATACTCATTTCTATGACTCTCAGGGCTTGTTAcagttgcttgttttttttttttttttttttttttttgagggtacAGACTTGGGTATGTACACCCTCACCCTGGAATCATGGTTATGGTTTTGGTAAATCTCTCACTCCTTCTTTCCATGATATCTCTGTTAAGCTGTCTGCATCATTTTGCATTACAACTTGCCTGTTAGGCTCCATTAATTACTAGCTGATTGCTCTGATGCTTTTCACAATGTCCTGGGGCATAAATTGTCAGCACTTTTATGCAGTTAAATTCTGGCATGGGTTGTTCTGTAGGCTAGCCTTGAGGTTTGTTATGACCACAGCAAGACTATTCATAAATATACCTTTTCTGGGTTCCTTCTGGTAAAGAACTTGCTTAtggattagtttgtttctctTATAAGAGGGGCTTTTGTTTTTGAGAACATTGTTCATCTTTAACTTCTACATGCTCTTATTTCCAATAAAGTCAGATCCTTTGAGGagagctgcagaactctctttTCTTATGCAGAATCTCTCCCCTTAGCATCCTTCTGAGCCACTACTCTGGGCCCTCTCTTTTGCCTCTCACAGCATGCAGCTCTGCTCTGTGAACTAGCTCATGTGAGGGAAGTTGAGGCCTTATATTCTCAGCCAGTCTCTCAGCCATACTCACTAGGAATTTAGCCTCTTtattttggagttgggggtgataAGAAATGCTGCTCCTTCTTGTGAGAGTAAGTGAGCCAGGATCGGGAGCTGAAGGGAAAGCAAGCCCTGTCCTCTTGGTCACACAACATCTAGTGGAGCTTCCATGAAGCTGagctgggaggagagggaggagagttTGGAGAAAGGAATAGGGGACAACAGACTAGCTCTTCTTACCAGATGAATGTTTCTTTACTTTCTGCATGCTCTTAAAACAATTTTCAGAGACTATAAAAGttgtttcttttataattttcacccattttatgtttttttgttgagGAGCATGTCTGCAGACCTTCTCAGATGGTTTTCTTGAAAGAGGAACTGGCTCTGACTCCTTAACATGCCATCTCTCACATAATTCTTACAAAACCATAAGGAATTTTATCAAATTCTTTCCCTAAATCTACTGACTTAACCAGGCACATTTTAACCCACTGGGACCTGTGGCAGAAACAagcccaaaataaaaaaaacattggGAGGAGATTTTGACATCTCCAGCAATAACAGAATCCCACAGAAAACAAGTTTATGGTTAAAGAATGGCATACAATAAATATTGTAGGCAATTCAGCAAAAAATCCAGCAGGAGTAAATATGATCAGATATAGCCATAGTTAGGCATATACAGTATTTGATATAAAATAATCTTAAcacaattaaaaagattaaaaatattacaGAGATAAAATGAGGAATAGAAACCATAAGACAAggatattaagagaaaaaaacacatatcTGAAAAACCACCAAGTCAAACTTCTAGAAGTATAGCATAAGTAAGTCATTGAAATTAAATACTGGGTGAATGGGTCAAACTCTGAATGAATaaacatgaagagaaaaatggaaaactggGAAGTTAAATCTGAGGCCAAAAATCAAACTATAGTGCTGGAAAATCAACATAAtgagtatataaagaaaaagtaatggagaagaaaaatgattaaGATATTGCCATCACATCTGATAAGAGATCGTAAGAAGAGAGCAGGGAGAATGAGGGAGAGGCTATGCTGAAGGAGATTACTGCAGAGAACTTTCAAGAACTGAAAGTGGGATAATGATTAAAAACAAGATGCTGCACATACTCCTTAGATGTGAAGTACACCTTTGCCAACCACCGTATCAAAACTTTGGCCACGTTACCTAACAACTATGTGCATctattcctcatctgtaaaataaacataaaggtTGTTATGAtgatttaatgagttaatatgtatGAAATTCTTAGACTAGCATCTGCCATGAAGAATGTACCATATATGTTTTTGtgtaagtaaaaagaaaaacttaaatctTTAGATTGAAGTATCATTATGACAAGCCCATGTTGTAGCTAATGTCAAAAACAGACACCAAATAAGACATGCCTCTCAGTTTGATCTCTGGGTGTTCCTTCCCTTTTAATCCAGATGTAATAATGACTTTTTTGACCAATGCAATGGAGCAGAGGTGATGTTCTGGGATTTCTGGGGGTAAGTCATAGGAAATCTTGCAACATCCTTTAAGTCTTTTGAAGTACTCATTCTTGGGCTACTCCCAGGAAATGAGAGTACATTTGCAAAATCAATGACCATATTCCATTTATTAATCTGTGTAAGCAATGGTGTCGTGTCCAACATTATAGCTGTGCTCAGGGTTACTGTTTGGTCGAGGGTGGGGTAGTCTTCAGTCAGTATTGAATGTCCTGGCCAGATGTGGCAGTTTCAGCAGTTTCCTCTTAgtcttcctcagtatgataactCATTTCCCACAACCAAGGACCTGATGTAGAGGTTTCTCTAATTGCCAAATATGTTCAATCCCAATTATACAATGAGTAGCTAGGGAAACTATTGGGTATTTCTGCCGTACCAGAAGGTCCACTGTAGAACAGACTTTGACCATGACTCCATTTATTATGTGGCTTCTGTATGCCCCATTCTAACAGGTGGCCCATGATGCTTTGGttcttgaaggaaaaatgtcaatCAAATCATGTGCCCAACAGTCCTTAAATAATCTGCATATTCCTCTTTTCCCAGGATCAATTTGGGTCTACATAATTGAATGCAGTAACTTTGAATAGCTAGGCCAGCATTTCAAACTGTATTTTCATAGTCTTGTCCATCTGTCCttctttctaaatatatataaatgttggCAACCAACAGTCATATTAATAGCAGTGGTCATTTATGGGTACTTTGAAGTGAGGAGCATAATACCTTTTGTCTATTCACTCCAGAATTATCTCAGCCTCTGTGACTTCATTGCTTTGAATTAGTATGTGTTTGTtgccaggaaaagaaaacaatacaaagTTTTAATGAATTCATCATATTTTCCCAGTATTACATTATATTACTATACAAACtgtcaaaaaaggaaaagaataaaaagtagaaaGGGTTTTGAAGTCATAATTTTCCATGACCAAGCCAGAGGACCAAAAGAGACAAAAGGAATTCCTGAGACTTTTTCAATGTGCCTACACTTTTAATGTTATTTCACAGAAATCTTTGACAGTAAGCCAGTTGACTTCCAAAGATCTCCAGATATAGAAATTCCAGAACACTTTGAGTGAACCAttggttattttatttctgttagtgATAACAATTACTTATTTACTTTctgctttgaaaacaaaaaatcatgacATACCTTTTATAAATTCTCCTTAACCCATATGTTAATTAGCATTTGCTTTACGATTGAGTAACCAAGGCTCTAAATTAATATTatcaaaatttaataataatatcatcatattgttaatagtaataattttaTTGGTCACATTAAAATGTGTTAATCATTTGGGATCACATAAACAGGACTAAATCCATCAACTTAAGTAAAATAGGCATATAGTCATATTCGTCTGTCTAATATACAAGAATGCATTAGACTATATAAAAAATCAGTTATAGCAACTGATATCATAAACCACATTCAGCATTAGGGTTCCACGGCTAGTGTCCATTGTTTAAGTTTCTTTTATGTTACCTAGGAAAGCATCGTTTAATACAATTAGAGTAGGcaatcccatttatcttttttgttcccacttccttcttttatGTATATTATAAGCAATTTGAGACAAGGCATACATACATATCTCAACTTTCTTACTGCCTGATTTTTATGCCTTAATAGTTCTCTGTATCCAGTCAAGTCAGAGCTTCCTTCTGATCACCCTACCCAAGGCCTCCTTCACTTCCCTGTTCCTCAGGGTATAGATCAGTGGATTCAGTACGGGAGTGACCACAGTGTACATGATGGCAATGACCCGATCCTGGTCCATGCTGCTGCCTGAAGCAGGACGAATGTAGGTGAAAAGAACAGGAACGTAGAGAAGCATAACTACCATGAAGTGGGAGGCACAAGTGGACAGTGCTTTGTGAAGAGCACTGCAAGAACGAGTCTTGAAGAAGAGATGGGTGATAATGGAGAAATAGGAGAGAAGTGTCAGAAAGAAGGGGCCCATAGCAATTGTCCCTGTGACAGTATTAAGCAGCCACTGGTTGAGATCAGTGTTTCCACAGGCCAGGTCCAGCAGGGGCTTAATATCACAGAAGAAGTGATGGATATGGTTGGAGCCACAGAAGTTCAAATGAGAGGTCATTATAGAGTGCAGCAAGGCATGGAAAAAACCAATGACCCAGACTGTGCTCGCCATCTGGATACAGAGCTGATGATTCATGATGACAGTGTAATGAAGTGGTTTGCAGATAGCCACAAAGCGGTCAATGGCCATCACAGCCAACAGCATGGCCTCAGTGCTGCCCAGAAagtggaagaaatgaagctggGTTATGCATCCCAAGAAAGAAATTTCTTTATGTGAAGAGAGGAAATTCTCCAGCATCTTTGGCAGCGTCACCGTGGAGTAGCAGATATCTAGGCATGAAAGGTTTCCCAGGAAGAAATACATAGGTGAATGGAGTCTTGGATCAGAGATGACAATCATCAGGATGGCTCCATTCCCCACAACATTGAAAATGTAGTTGATGAGGAAAACCACAAAGAGAAGAGGCTGCAGTTCTTGGATGTCTGTCACTCCCAGGAGAAGAAATTCAGTGACTGAGGTTTGATTCAGCAtcacttaaaagaaaaagcaaaataatatataGAAATCGATCTCTGCAGAGTGTCAGAATCCTTCCAGCCCAGGATTTTCTCTCcaatacaaaaatgttttgaagGAGAGTGAGGTTGTTTTAAATGACCCCAAACTCAGAGGTTTTACATATGACGGGCCAGTGGGCTGCTAAATATTAAGGCTACATATGGCATGACACTcaatctttttctgtttgtttttcagttGATTTCTCATTAATTTCCCTTTTCTCATGTATCCATATGGCCAGCCTGCTATCTTCTTTGAACATCTACATTCGTAttcaacttttctttcttcttcttacaTCAGTTCTACCAGGGTGAAATTTTTTTGGTACTCCACCCCCAGTTATCAAGAAGTCTAATTAAAAGACACCTGAAGGATTTTCACTTAAGGAAAATATTGTTGAACTATTTACAACCACAAAatctataaagaaataaaaagccttTTAAAACTGTAATAGGTTTACCTCATCTTATTATGTAAATAGTATTTGAGGTCTCACGTTTCTGAACCCTTTATGATCTTATGTCTGCAGGAATTATAGAGCCCTAAGTGGGGTAGGAAATGAGGCCACATTATTCCgatatttgaaattttatcaGTGCCATTTCTGTTGATAAGATTAGCTTCTTCCTATAATCTGGGCCTTAATATTTTCTCATAACAGGATCCCCAATTTACTTCTATGATTATTAATGGTATTGCACATGCATTCTCCACTTGCCTGGAGGTCGTTTTCATTTCCCAGATCCCTGGATCCCTGGGTAAGAAAAGTCCTTCCTCTGATGCTCTCAGGAGATCCCCCCTTAGATCACAAAATACTGACTTCTCCTTGAGGTATCCATGAACTTCTGCTCCCTTGAGATTCAGTCTTCTTTTATGATCAATTTACTTAATTCCCATTTTAATTTTGACTGAAATAAAACCACCCTGTAGATGCTGATGAATAATCTACCGTAAGTGAAGTGTAATTTCTTCACCCATAATCCCATTAGTATGACACTGACAGCCACGCTGGCTTCCCTCACCCCAGAAGTCTGTCTGCCTCACAACAGCTCTGTCTTCTCAtttgaaaaaagttttattctttgCCCTTACTTTCAATCAAATGACGTTCACATTTCCTACAAAAGGAATGcattaatttccatttcctttgcagaagtaaaataatattattttctttggtgaTGTTAAACTATTGAGTAATTTTAAAtaagttattaaaatataataatttcataAGAATATTCTACTAAATTTGGGCTGCCTACAGAAAGGCAGAAAAACCTTTGTCAACTTTCCCCATTATTTGCAAAGCACTTGACATTATCTCCTTTAGGTACACTGAAAAAAGCAGATatagttctctctttgtctttttcatttccagATGTGGTAGATTATTAGAACATGTGTATTGAGAGGGAAGAAACAAGGATATGCCAGAAACTTATAGGAGTGGGAGGCACTGAGAGAAGTTCTTATAAGGAAATCTGAAGAGCAAAGTGGACATTGGGGAGTTTCTATAAAAGGGAAATCATTCAAGGCTTTAGAAATCAAGGTGGGGAGAAGAAAATGATTTGAGGTTACTAAAGTGAAAAAGTGACTGAATTAAGGATCATTTTTAGGGAGCCTATGGGTTTCTAGGTTTTATACATGGTTGACATTTTGAGAAATTACCTAATCTCTATGACATTTCCATTGAGGCATGCTTTCAAAACACTCAGATAGTTTTTTCATAGCCATGCACATTTTGTGTATTTACAGAATTTTGCCATCCCTGCtttaaaaacagatgatatgcaaaatatcatttTTGATTCTCTGACCCATAAAACAGAATTATATACAAAAGCCAATCAGGAGAAAAGTCTTCTGAAATTttgaataaaactagaaatcattCTCCTTAGTACTAGATCATTCCATTGCAATTTTAATATTTAGAGATACAGATTTGCTTTGGAGAATAACTAGAGAACCAGGCATGATGAATTGAGAATGAGATTTGGCAATAAAAATACGGGAAGTGAAGTGGCTTCAAATCCCACAACCACAAGGAGTGGTCCACTATAAGACAGAAAACTGGTTTTATATCCTGAGCATTAAATCCTAGCAAGGAGTCAGATCATTGATGCCCAGCTTGTCTCTCCTTCATTCTTACCTGATTGAATATTCAGATTGCCAGGCAAGAAAGCTTTTCAGATTTAGACTCCTACAGGGTATAAATAGTAGAATAACGTGCAAAGTGATAATTCATGTTGAGATTTTAGCATAAATTCTTCATCTTCCAAAACATCTGCCTACCTTACTGAAATTCTGCCTGCCTTTTTATCATGTTGTTGTCTGCAGCCTTGAAACAAAGGACCAAGCTTtccaaggtaaaaaaaaaaaatctctagacATGAAAAACCAGAGAGAATATGTCCCCTGTGTGCTGAAAAGAATTGTTATAAGAATAGACAGGGTACTTTTCCACACCTGCAATATGAGGAAGTAGCTTTGGGGAATTCCTATCATGAATTCCATCTTTCCccattcatccttttttttttcttttttttcttttttttcttttttttttttttaccttggaAAGCTTGGTCCtttgtatgatggtactgggggcaattgtttgtacactt includes the following:
- the LOC119540274 gene encoding olfactory receptor 12D2-like; the protein is MLNQTSVTEFLLLGVTDIQELQPLLFVVFLINYIFNVVGNGAILMIVISDPRLHSPMYFFLGNLSCLDICYSTVTLPKMLENFLSSHKEISFLGCITQLHFFHFLGSTEAMLLAVMAIDRFVAICKPLHYTVIMNHQLCIQMASTVWVIGFFHALLHSIMTSHLNFCGSNHIHHFFCDIKPLLDLACGNTDLNQWLLNTVTGTIAMGPFFLTLLSYFSIITHLFFKTRSCSALHKALSTCASHFMVVMLLYVPVLFTYIRPASGSSMDQDRVIAIMYTVVTPVLNPLIYTLRNREVKEALGRVIRRKL